The window AAATACCAGATGTAATTTCGGGCAAAATTGTTAGCATCTAATTAGGGCAGGTTGTAAAGTGAAAAAGGGTTTCGCTACAGATTGACAATAAAACTGTTGAGAATTAAAAATAAGAAAAATATGAACCAAGCCAGCAACTCACTTATTCCCAGATATAAGGACACTCTTTTTAGTAAATACCGACCCAGAAAACATCCACACAAACTTCAGCACTGTTCCAGCGGCAAGAATCGCGATAGATGCAGTATACGCCGGGGGAATATCTCCAGCCACACCTGCAATAAAACCACCGGCAGCTCCCAAAAGACCGACGGTTACAGCAAAGGCAAAAAATGTAATGATCGAACTCTTTCCAGTGTCCGATAACAGTGCAGGAAATATCAGCAGTGCAGATGTCAGTAAAGGTCCAATATACAGCACAGATGCAGCAATTATCAGTGTAATACTGATTCTGTAGAAAGTGGCAAAGACAGTGAACCGCTTGCTCCTCAAACGCATCAGTTCCTCATCAATACAATAGGAAAAGACAGCATTTCTGAAGATTGCAAAGAGAAACCAACCAGCCGTGCACAAAAGTGAGGACTGGAACAATTCTGCCCGGTCTATGGAGAGCAATTCTCCTGTAAGCAAGAATCGCAGATGCGCATGAGCATGCTCCGAAACACTCATTAACAGATGAATCACCACACTGCCTCCTGCAAAAAGCGATGCCAGTATAATCTGTCGCTTGATTTCGGATAACCTGAGATTGCCAAGCCATGAAACAATACCAAAGGCAATAACAAATGCAAAAGAAAAAAGGGTAATATGGTTTTCCGGTGAAATACCGGTCACTACGCCCAGGGTCAAAGCTGCACCGGTCAGTGGCGGCAAGGCAATAGCCAGCATTATTTCATTACGAATATAAAGTGCTGAACCAGCGACCGGCAGTATTGATGCAAAAATCACCATCACCAAAAAGGGTACAAGTACAAACTGAAAGGTATGGATAAACTCACTCATGCAGATCTCCTTTGACAAGATGAATTCGGCGTGCATCCTTTGCCCAATGAGAGGCATGAGATGTTGCAAGCACAGCCTTGTCACCAGATCCGATAAGCTCAAGAAGTAATCTTTCCAGTGCCTGCTCAGTGGTGTGATCGATGTTTGCAGTTGGTTCATCGAGGATTATTAACCGGGCATTATAAGCCAGAGCACGGGCAAGTAGTACCCTGCGACGCTGCCCCCCGGACAGTTCTCCATATCTGATATGCCCGATATCTTCAAGTCCTGTACGTGCCAGGGCACTTGTAACCGTCTCCATGCAAACCCGTCCAAAGGGAAAGGCACTCTTTATGACATCGATCGCCGTTATGGGAGCACTTCGCTCAACAGAAGCTTCCTGGGGGATATAGCCGATCTCACCTTTGGATACATTCAAAGAGACATCACCCTGAAAAATGGCGCCCGTCTGCAAGAGCGCCCGTAGAATAGTCGACTTTCCGCATCCATTTGGCCCTTCAAGAACTACAAACTGACCGTACGCAAGCTCGAAGGACACATCGGATATTACCGGAACAAATTGCATCCCTGACATATACCCAAAACTTGATTTACTTATACTAAGAAGGGAAACTGAACTCAATGATCAGCCTCCAGTGCATCAAGTAAAACCCTGTTATTGTATTCCTGTAACTGCAACCAGGTTTTTATTTCTCTTTTGGCACCAACCGCATTGGCAATTTGGACTACTCTGCAATCGAGTGCCCTTCCCAACCGCTGGGGAATTTTGGGTGACTGAGACTGATTATGAAGCACAAGTCTGACCCCACGCCTTTTTCCAAGTGCCTCAAGCGCCCTTAAGTGTGATGCAGTTGGCGATACCCCTGGCTTGGGTTCTATATGCCCAATTAACTCCATATCATAGAACGCACACAAATAGGCCAAGTCCGCATGATACCCTATTACTTTAATGTTCCTTAGTTCATCGCTTCTCTTCTTGAGAAAAGAAATGGTACTGTCGATTTCGTGTACATACTTTTGGAGATTCTCATTAAAGTAATCTCTGTTTTCAGGGGCAGCCGATGCAAGGGCATCAAAGATGTTGTGCGCCATGATCACCCCGTTCTGGGGTCCGATATTGTAGTGGGGGTTTCCCCGAGGATGCTGCTCTCCTTCGCTGCGATCCAGAACTTCCGGAATATCGAGAACCGTAATGCCATGGTGCACCTCAACCCACCCCTCATTTCCCTTCATGATCCCGGGGTTACGTGCATCTTTTACAAGAGCGGGTAACCATGCATGTTCGGCATCCAGCCCCAGTGACAGCAGAATGTCTGCTCTGTTAAGGATGGGAAGGAAACTTGGTCTGACCGGAACCTCATGGAGATCTTCACGCCCGGTTGCAAGCGTGGTTACTTTCACCCTGTCGCCACCTATTCGCTCTGCCATATCACCAAGATCAGGGATTGATGCGACCACATTCAGTTTATCTGCCCAAGATACAGTAAATGGCACAAGTATAGCCATAAGGAAAATCAATATCTTCATCTTTGCCTCCCGTGAGTATGGTATCCTATCGTGGCATCATACTGCAGCCGAACACGATTTACTCCATCCAAAAACCCCGGATATTCATACCGGCTGTATTCAAGACGAATATACTGATAATGGGTGATCGCAAATGTCACATAACCTCCGGCGTGAATTCTGGTATCCTTATTCTGGTCATTGGATTGAAACATACTGCCAAATCCCCCTATATGCCACTGTTGGGTAAGCTGATAGTCTGTATGGAATATTCCACCAGTGCGAAATGCTTCAATTACCCGTCGTGAAGGATAGAGTTGTTCGAAATTCTCTCTGCTGCCGATAAATTCAATCCCAACCTGAAGGTTACGGTATCTGTTGAATGTTAAAGGATGCCAGAAAAAAGTTACATCTGCTCCCCATAACAATTTATCATAGAATTGGGGGAATCCTTCATCAGTGCGAAGAGATTCTTTCCAGAGTCCCTGATATAAAAGGCTGCCCCCCACATCAGCACTCACTTCGGTGCCGAATTCAAAAGACGTAGTGATACGGCCCCCGTAGGCAAAATTCCCCGGACGGTTCAACCCACGGTACACTCTTGGGTTGTTGGGTATCGGCAGATTCAGCCCAAGCTCTTCATTTGCAATTGCAAAAAGTTCACTTTCATCGTAAATGTGACGACCTTTGTAATCGTAATGACCTCCGTGGGGAACGGCTCCGATCATTTCTGCAACTTTATCAGCTGTCATGTCAGGAGAATTGTCCGGAGGGTCAGTATCGTGAGTGTGGCCGTCAATTAAATCGTAAACGGATGCAGTGACCTCAATATAATGTGTAAAAGGCATCAGCCATGACAATTCGACACCCCGAAGAGCCAGCATACCACTTGTATATTCAGAATAAATGCGGGGCTCGGTAACAAAGGGCATTGCATGAGCATGAAACCGATTCCATCTTCCGAAATTTGCCAGCAATAAACCACCTCTGAGCTTGAGGTTCAGCGGCAATGCTGGAAATTCCACGAATGCTTCATGCAGCTCTGCTCCCAGCTGGGAAAAAAGTACATTCCCTACAAGGAATGCGTAAGGGTCTATATTGGCGCTGATTATTAACTCTGCCCCCCGTAATGACAGCCCCGGGCTCTGCCAGGAGCCCGAAGCATCATGTGCATCAATAACGGCATCAACAGTCAACCCTATGTCCGGATTCTGCCAGGCAGGGGGTACTTGTGAGCCAAAAAGATTCGAAACCAAGCAGACACCAATAATCAAACCCCAGGTGGTTCGATTAATGGCTATGGCCATGGCTGCCCTCCTCGATTATCAAACTAATAGTATCAAATGTAGTAGGGCCTATGCGGATAATATTTCCACCGTTTTTCGCATCGAATACTATAGCTTTTTTAATCTGTGTACAACCGGTCGAGTCGGCAATCTCCTGTGCAGTGAATGTTTGTTCAATCTCAGTTTCTGTATCACCAGAAGTCGTTCTGTTTATAACTACGAGGGGTACATCTTCACTTGTCATTACAAACATTTCTGCGGTGATATTGGGCCCGAAATGTATATATCCCCCCTTGCCCCCTTCTATATCAGCAAGAGCGACATTTAGCCTGGTGTGATCGAAATCTTCTTCATCAAGATGAGGGCCTGGCATGGTTGCACTCGCCTCAATGTCCACTCCCACATCCGCCATATGCAAACATGCATGTTCAATGACCGCAAAATCACTATGCTCCTCATGAATTCCGGTAGAACTGTCGTTGCAGCCAATTACAAGCAGTATTATTGCTGATGTACAGATGGTTTTAACAATAAAGTTCTTCATGGTATGCTCCTGTTATTATGTGTTAATTTTATAACAAAGTCCCAAAACAACAGCAAAGCCTCAAATGAGCGCTGCGGTGCCATTTGCAAAGTTATGCTTTCAAACTACACAGTGGTAATATCAGGACAACGGCGGAGCACGGGGTTCAGGAAGAAGATAGGAAAAAGATGCAAGCAGTATGTATTCAGGTGGTCCGGTAAATGTTTGAGCACAAAAAGAGATGATATCAGATGCCAGAATAACTGCAGAATGCCGTTTTGACATTGCCTGCCACATACAGGGGGCACATGGCTTTTGGGAATGCTGGTCATAAATGCACCCAGAAACCAAGACCTGTTCATGTCCTGTATGGTCAGAAAAGCTTGACAAATCTGCGACTGTAGTGCA is drawn from Chitinispirillum alkaliphilum and contains these coding sequences:
- a CDS encoding Zinc ABC transporter, inner membrane permease protein ZnuB — its product is MSEFIHTFQFVLVPFLVMVIFASILPVAGSALYIRNEIMLAIALPPLTGAALTLGVVTGISPENHITLFSFAFVIAFGIVSWLGNLRLSEIKRQIILASLFAGGSVVIHLLMSVSEHAHAHLRFLLTGELLSIDRAELFQSSLLCTAGWFLFAIFRNAVFSYCIDEELMRLRSKRFTVFATFYRISITLIIAASVLYIGPLLTSALLIFPALLSDTGKSSIITFFAFAVTVGLLGAAGGFIAGVAGDIPPAYTASIAILAAGTVLKFVWMFSGSVFTKKSVLISGNK
- a CDS encoding Zinc-regulated TonB-dependent outer membrane receptor codes for the protein MAIAINRTTWGLIIGVCLVSNLFGSQVPPAWQNPDIGLTVDAVIDAHDASGSWQSPGLSLRGAELIISANIDPYAFLVGNVLFSQLGAELHEAFVEFPALPLNLKLRGGLLLANFGRWNRFHAHAMPFVTEPRIYSEYTSGMLALRGVELSWLMPFTHYIEVTASVYDLIDGHTHDTDPPDNSPDMTADKVAEMIGAVPHGGHYDYKGRHIYDESELFAIANEELGLNLPIPNNPRVYRGLNRPGNFAYGGRITTSFEFGTEVSADVGGSLLYQGLWKESLRTDEGFPQFYDKLLWGADVTFFWHPLTFNRYRNLQVGIEFIGSRENFEQLYPSRRVIEAFRTGGIFHTDYQLTQQWHIGGFGSMFQSNDQNKDTRIHAGGYVTFAITHYQYIRLEYSRYEYPGFLDGVNRVRLQYDATIGYHTHGRQR
- a CDS encoding Zinc ABC transporter, periplasmic-binding protein ZnuA, producing the protein MKILIFLMAILVPFTVSWADKLNVVASIPDLGDMAERIGGDRVKVTTLATGREDLHEVPVRPSFLPILNRADILLSLGLDAEHAWLPALVKDARNPGIMKGNEGWVEVHHGITVLDIPEVLDRSEGEQHPRGNPHYNIGPQNGVIMAHNIFDALASAAPENRDYFNENLQKYVHEIDSTISFLKKRSDELRNIKVIGYHADLAYLCAFYDMELIGHIEPKPGVSPTASHLRALEALGKRRGVRLVLHNQSQSPKIPQRLGRALDCRVVQIANAVGAKREIKTWLQLQEYNNRVLLDALEADH
- a CDS encoding Zinc ABC transporter, ATP-binding protein ZnuC; this encodes MSSVSLLSISKSSFGYMSGMQFVPVISDVSFELAYGQFVVLEGPNGCGKSTILRALLQTGAIFQGDVSLNVSKGEIGYIPQEASVERSAPITAIDVIKSAFPFGRVCMETVTSALARTGLEDIGHIRYGELSGGQRRRVLLARALAYNARLIILDEPTANIDHTTEQALERLLLELIGSGDKAVLATSHASHWAKDARRIHLVKGDLHE